The following are from one region of the Leptospira selangorensis genome:
- a CDS encoding TolC family protein, whose amino-acid sequence MKYVDTLNNYRKIILSILTCSLVWGCASSPEVKVADGVVEESLKNITGITTQDVEKTVSKDTFGLDDLYILAVERTERIALKNEATEQALAQKDKAFAGFMPTLSYVFNKFYSIPGHTQQPSIVDNYKTYKAIQSGDPLSLLPSSSSGSSLPPTVGAGSRLLLSIPLSAGLASYQDYRASKNLAEQRRLEAKHEAGRMYLEIAQAYFNFLQLEESVKISQEAYELNQDSLQERKRMYAVGRIMRSDLLNSETSLSNAEAVLADAKFQLEQVRITLATMVGYEKPISVAGFKAELEPIPTGMEPEEYLAKRYDVLSTYQSVKVAEAQKDKAWVGFAPTIALNNYYSLPYPGQTHSKDITAQLQITMPLTPFSQMADLRAADSAKKQAKLTASQTRRIATQEIRNAFESFKNSQKILGIYQKAFVSAQETSQSQASGYRSGRNSRIEAIASRIAMLNAEITYRKMLHQHSLNRIALGVAIGEIPHLPGEKKEE is encoded by the coding sequence ATGAAGTACGTAGATACTCTTAATAATTATAGAAAAATAATATTATCTATTCTTACCTGTTCTCTTGTTTGGGGATGCGCTTCCAGCCCGGAAGTAAAAGTCGCAGACGGAGTGGTGGAAGAAAGTTTAAAAAATATAACAGGGATTACTACCCAGGATGTAGAAAAAACAGTCTCGAAAGATACATTCGGTCTGGACGATCTTTATATTCTTGCTGTAGAAAGAACGGAAAGGATCGCGCTTAAGAACGAAGCGACAGAACAGGCTTTAGCGCAGAAGGACAAGGCATTCGCAGGTTTTATGCCGACTCTTTCTTATGTGTTCAACAAGTTCTATTCTATTCCTGGTCATACACAACAACCTTCTATAGTAGATAATTATAAAACATATAAGGCAATCCAAAGCGGAGATCCTCTCAGTTTATTACCTTCTTCCAGTTCGGGAAGTAGTCTTCCTCCAACTGTGGGAGCGGGTTCTCGTTTATTACTCAGTATTCCTCTCTCTGCGGGACTGGCTTCCTACCAAGATTACAGAGCTTCTAAAAATCTAGCCGAGCAAAGAAGGTTAGAGGCAAAACATGAAGCAGGCAGAATGTACCTGGAGATCGCACAGGCCTATTTCAACTTTTTACAATTGGAAGAAAGTGTAAAAATTTCCCAAGAAGCTTATGAATTGAACCAAGACTCTTTGCAGGAAAGAAAAAGAATGTATGCAGTAGGAAGGATCATGAGATCCGACCTTCTGAATTCGGAAACTAGTCTTTCCAATGCGGAAGCAGTTCTTGCAGATGCAAAATTCCAATTAGAGCAAGTGCGCATCACATTGGCGACTATGGTGGGTTATGAAAAACCTATCTCTGTCGCAGGATTCAAGGCCGAATTGGAGCCGATCCCGACAGGTATGGAGCCGGAAGAATATTTAGCAAAAAGATACGATGTTCTTTCTACCTATCAAAGTGTTAAGGTGGCGGAAGCGCAAAAGGATAAGGCTTGGGTGGGCTTTGCTCCTACTATTGCATTAAATAATTATTATTCTCTTCCTTATCCTGGCCAGACACATTCCAAAGATATTACTGCTCAGTTGCAGATTACGATGCCTTTAACACCATTCTCTCAAATGGCAGATTTAAGAGCGGCAGATTCCGCAAAAAAACAGGCAAAATTAACCGCTTCTCAAACTAGAAGGATAGCTACTCAAGAGATCCGTAATGCTTTCGAAAGTTTTAAGAATTCCCAAAAGATATTGGGGATCTATCAAAAAGCATTCGTATCTGCTCAAGAAACTTCTCAAAGCCAGGCAAGCGGTTATCGTTCCGGTAGAAATAGTAGGATAGAAGCGATTGCCTCTAGAATTGCGATGTTAAATGCAGAGATTACGTATCGCAAAATGTTGCACCAACATTCTTTGAATCGTATTGCTTTGGGAGTTGCGATAGGAGAAATCCCGCATCTTCCGGGAGAAAAAAAAGAAGAATAA